ATGTTTTCTAACGGataagtaattatttattagaaaaatattttcctttcctACCAAAAACAAACTTTAACTATATGAAGTTTTAATCACATTTCATGCGGCAAATAAAAAAAGGTCACATTTTAATAACTTCGAAGTGTTGTTTAACCAGATATAGCAAAATGTTGATGGGTGTGACATTAGTGCCACCCTTTTGTTAAACCCTTAGACAAGCCGGTACACAATTGATACCTAAATGTCCCCTAGATTACGAGAAATTAAACATTCAATCATAATATAGACGCAAAAGCGCGTCAAATTAGTGTATACATCCCAACCACACTTGTAAATTAATTGTTTGCTTCGGGAcaaaaaagtagaaaaaaacaaaaattgcaTGGACAAAGTTTGAAAACATATATATGCTGATATCTTTGTTTCTTGATTGCTAAACTCTTTatacatacataaatatattatatacctCACCAGGATATTCCAGCCACATAGCAACAATCTCCTTgcaatattttctttcttctttctgcCTCTAAAACAAACATAAAATTCAACAAGTGCTTACTCAGAAAACATGAAGCTCCTATCGAAGAAAGCCACGTGTAACTCACATGGACAAGATTCTTCATACTTCCTTGGATGGGAGGAGTATGAGAAAAACCCATACGATGAAATTCGTAATCCTAAAGGAATCATTCAGATGGGTCTTGCGGAGAATCAGCTCTCTTTCGATTTATTAGAGTCGTGGCTTGGTCAAAACCCAGATGCAGCTGCATTTAAGAGAAAGGGAGACTCAATATTTAGAGAGCTTGCCTTATTTCAAGATTACCATGGTCTTCCTGCTTTCAAAGATGTAAGTTGGTTATTACAACGGAATTTAACTAACTTATATACACTGACTGACTGATCATATAATTATTAACTTCACAATCTAACATTGTAATGTATATTTTGTGCAGGCATTGGTTCAATTCATGGCTGAAATTAGAGGGAACAAAGTGAGCTTTGATTCAAACAAGCTTGTACTTACAGCTGGTGCTACATCTGCAAATGAGACACTCATGTTTTGTCTTGCTGACCCCGGCGATGCTTTTCTCCTTCCTACTCCATACTACCCTGGGTACGTTTAGTTTAAACATTATTAgtcatatttatattttaacgTGTTATAACATGTGACCTATGTTCTTTACTCattatgttattattgtgtAATAATGCAGATTTGATAGAGACCTGAAATGGAGAACCGGGGCTGAGATTGTGCCAATACAATGCACAAGTTCAAACGGCTTTAGAATCACAGAATCAGCTCTTGAAGAAGCTTACAAAGAAGCCGAAAGGCGGAACCTTAGAGTGAAAGGGGTTTTAGTCACTAATCCTTCAAACCCATTGGGCACAACATTAACCAAACAGGAACTCCAACTTCTTCTAACCTTCATATCTACAAAACGCATCCATCTTATCAGTGACGAGATCTATTCTGGCACTGTTTTCAACTCGCCTAAATTCGTCAGTGTCATGGAAGTATTAATCGAAAATAACTACATGTACACTGATGTTTGGGATCGTGTTCACATTGTCTATAGTCTTTCTAAAGATTTGGGTCTCCCGGGATTTCGAGTTGGTGCCATTTATTCCAACGATGATAGGGTCGTCTCTGCAGCCACAAAAATGTCCAGTTTCGGATTAATTTCATCTCAAACTCAGTACCTTCTTTCCGCTATGCTATCCGACAAAAAATTCACGAAAAACTACGTGTCCCAAAATCAAAAGAGGCTTAAGAAACGTCACGAAATGCTAGTTGGTGGTCTTGAAAAAATTGGGATCAGCTGCCTTGAGAGCAATGCTGGATTGTTTTGTTGGGTCGATATGAGACATCTTTTAAGTTCAAACACATTTGATGGAGAAATGGAATTATGGAAGAAAATAGTGTACCAAGTTGGGCTAAATATTTCACCTGGATCGTCGTGCCATTGTACAGAACCGGGCTGGTTTCGTGCATGTTTTGCTAACATGTCTGAAGATACGCTAAATATCGCCATACAACGTTTGAAGGCTTTTGTTGATTCAAGAGATAACAAGAACGACATCCAAAATCATCAGAATTCTAATAAGAAGAAGTCATTCTCCAAGTGGGTTTTTCGATTATCGTTTAATGAACGTCAAAGAGAACGATAGTTTAGTCCTGTGAAagtttctaattaattatttgtcTAGAtgattctcttttctttttaaatctcAATAGTTAATTAGATGTTGAGTTTTCTTTATCTTTTGTATCGTAATACATACTTTTTAATTGTAGAGGGGTACTCCGTCCATGTGATAGGACGGGAAGTGTTTTTCCATCATACATTGTAATAAATCTACATTATCAAATCTTCTCGTAATGTTTAATCAATTTTATTGGATTCGGCTCCTCTTCATTTTCTCAAATG
The sequence above is a segment of the Solanum dulcamara chromosome 11, daSolDulc1.2, whole genome shotgun sequence genome. Coding sequences within it:
- the LOC129874186 gene encoding 1-aminocyclopropane-1-carboxylate synthase 3-like, which translates into the protein MKLLSKKATCNSHGQDSSYFLGWEEYEKNPYDEIRNPKGIIQMGLAENQLSFDLLESWLGQNPDAAAFKRKGDSIFRELALFQDYHGLPAFKDALVQFMAEIRGNKVSFDSNKLVLTAGATSANETLMFCLADPGDAFLLPTPYYPGFDRDLKWRTGAEIVPIQCTSSNGFRITESALEEAYKEAERRNLRVKGVLVTNPSNPLGTTLTKQELQLLLTFISTKRIHLISDEIYSGTVFNSPKFVSVMEVLIENNYMYTDVWDRVHIVYSLSKDLGLPGFRVGAIYSNDDRVVSAATKMSSFGLISSQTQYLLSAMLSDKKFTKNYVSQNQKRLKKRHEMLVGGLEKIGISCLESNAGLFCWVDMRHLLSSNTFDGEMELWKKIVYQVGLNISPGSSCHCTEPGWFRACFANMSEDTLNIAIQRLKAFVDSRDNKNDIQNHQNSNKKKSFSKWVFRLSFNERQRER